Proteins encoded within one genomic window of Saccharomyces mikatae IFO 1815 strain IFO1815 genome assembly, chromosome: 15:
- the INO4 gene encoding Ino4p (similar to Saccharomyces cerevisiae INO4 (YOL108C); ancestral locus Anc_3.75) produces the protein MMTNDIKETQSIQPDASEIKELKEELANVRKRKRRTKKINKLTDGQIRINHVSSEKKRRELERAIFDELVTVVPDLQPQESRSELIIYLKSLSYLNWLYERNENIRKQIMAKRVARTSSNNSSTEEQQNDDISDLVPRELIWELGNEQNGQ, from the coding sequence ATGATGACAAACGATATCAAGGAAACACAATCAATACAGCCAGATGCTTCTGAGATTAAGGAACTGAAGGAGGAATTGGCCAATgtgagaaaaagaaagcgcAGGACCAAGAAAATTAACAAATTGACTGATGGTCAAATACGTATAAATCATGTGTCgtcagaaaaaaagagaagagagTTAGAAAGGGCAATTTTTGACGAACTAGTGACCGTAGTACCAGATCTACAACCTCAAGAAAGTCGATCAGAACTAATTATATACTTAAAAAGTCTAAGTTATTTAAACTGGTTGTATGAAAGGAATGAAAACATAAGGAAACAAATAATGGCTAAACGTGTAGCAAGAACGAGCAGCAATAACAGCAGTACTGAGGAACAACAAAATGATGACATCTCGGATTTGGTACCGAGGGAACTAATTTGGGAATTAGGTAATGAACAAAATGgccaataa
- the SMKI15G0560 gene encoding uncharacterized protein (similar to Saccharomyces cerevisiae YOL107W; ancestral locus Anc_3.76) — MQYSSRFLELNVPDSFLNINKIPDATKFITVMYICLTTTLFCIRRSLYNKLILEDPDVEYNLVTSPILQMVPLQIWKYPTSLVLSNFIDTKAWKVIVNLLNLIIGGSFIERNWNSSREMFKFIIVLGSLTNLLIILLTLILSLFSDKVRLDIPLDGNYTILIGFPIIYRQLLPETTIINLKTPRFLAKNFRFKLLPIFVMFTMTITQIIWFHHFAQLFSIWITFFASWSYLRFFQRLTPLNCPSLPTTNSRGVQETLIGDASDTFQLIYFFPDLIKPILRPIFDFIYDLVVVKFKIIKPFHDIDIDIGNSIAESRGAKKITTVEQRRRQLALEVLEERMVNP; from the coding sequence ATGCAATACAGTTCGAGGTTCCTTGAATTGAATGTCCCGGATTCGTTTTTGAATATCAATAAGATTCCTGATGCAACTAAATTTATTACAGTcatgtatatatgtttaACAACGACCCTATTCTGCATAAGGAGATCCTTGTATAACAAGTTGATTCTTGAAGACCCCGATGTGGAGTACAACTTGGTCACTTCGCCTATTTTGCAAATGGTACCTTTGCAAATTTGGAAATACCCTACCTCATTAGTTTTATCCAATTTCATCGACACCAAAGCTTGGAAAGTGATAGTGAACTTATTAAATTTAATCATTGGTGGTTCCTTTATTGAACGAAATTGGAACTCTTCTAGAGAGATGTTCAAATTTATCATAGTTTTAGGTTCTTTAACAAATCTATTGATCATCTTATTGACCTTGATattatctcttttttccGATAAAGTGAGATTGGATATTCCTTTGGATGGGAACTATACAATTTTGATCGGTTTCCCTATCATTTATAGACAATTATTACCTGAAACAACTATAATAAATTTGAAGACGCCTCGATTTTTGGCCAAAAACTTTCGGTTCAAACTACTACCTATTTTTGTTATGTTTACAATGACAATAACTCAGATAATATGGTTCCATCATTTTGCTCAATTATTCTCCATCTGGATTACCTTTTTTGCCAGCTGGTCatatttgagatttttCCAGAGGCTCACTCCATTGAATTGCCCATCTTTGCCAACGACCAACTCTCGAGGTGTTCAGGAAACGCTGATTGGCGATGCGTCTGATACCTTTCAATTGATTTATTTCTTCCCTGATCTGATTAAGCCGATTTTAAGACCCATTTTCGATTTCATTTATGATTTAGTTGTGgtaaaattcaaaatcatcaaacCATTTCATGATATAGATATCGATATAGGAAATTCTATTGCAGAAAGTAGAGGTGCTAAGAAAATTACGACTGTAGAACAAAGGAGAAGACAATTGGCTTTAGAGGTCTTGGAAGAGCGTATGGTGAATCCCTGA
- the WSC3 gene encoding Wsc3p (similar to Saccharomyces cerevisiae WSC2 (YNL283C) and WSC3 (YOL105C); ancestral locus Anc_3.78) — translation MRRVWFSTLTNRGILKFNYISFILLGLLYQSLIGLVSADFNYEGCYNAKDVQSGGLSLKNSYIYQSVSYCQNQCPESAVVALFGGSDCYCGNSVTFLNSLTKSTDSNCESKCSGWPYQMCGGSSYMNVYVNAAISVSSVESSSVIDGSSTLYVSSSSQSQSSKRVSSTAKKTSSDVTSSTTLSSVSTTTSSTTASSAPTSTSSTTSTTSSTSSTSTTSTTSTTSTTSTTSTTSSSTTSSTTSSTTTSTTSTSSIPSTSLPIKTLSSPGSVTANSHTSSPFSTLMQRLSSSSTSSTSTTTSVTSSTSSKIPIITSVELITSVVTKAIVSTSDQHQETIFVTKTSVVEKTSAVATAASLDNKSSSNSKRRLSGGAIAGIVIGVVFGVTFIILVLLFLIWRRRKSEDILDLEETKHYQPYSFGDEDANPIRPPPSSATTNWMRHSRGNTAGSIGTSNMYGLPMSNGANYSSPSSNASGSIINNLAGLQDATVQKQNLPSTVFEEANSLNSVNERFSANSLPDMMMSGPLQVVNPDNPEISSTVSNNRA, via the coding sequence ATGCGAAGAGTATGGTTTTCAACGTTAACAAATAGAGGAATTCTTAAGTTCAACTATATCTCATTTATACTTTTAGGTTTGCTATACCAATCACTGATAGGACTAGTTAGTGCCGATTTTAATTACGAAGGCTGTTATAATGCTAAAGATGTTCAGTCTGGTGGACTCTCTCTCAAAAACTCATACATATATCAATCAGTATCTTATTGCCAGAACCAGTGTCCTGAATCAGCTGTAGTGGCACTATTTGGTGGATCGGATTGTTACTGCGGTAATTCGGTAACCTTTTTGAACTCCTTGACAAAATCAACAGATTCAAACTGTGAATCTAAATGCTCCGGCTGGCCCTACCAAATGTGTGGTGGATCATCGTATATGAATGTGTATGTTAATGCCGCGATATCAGTTTCATCGGTGGAATCCTCCTCTGTTATAGATGGATCGAGCACTCTCTATGTATCTTCATCCTCTCAATCACAATCATCGAAGAGAGTCTCCTCAACCGCAAAAAAAACATCATCAGATGTAACTAGTTCCACAACATTATCTTCTGTGTCAACCACAACAAGTTCTACTACTGCTTCTTCAGCACCCACCTCAACATCATCTACCACATCTACCACATCTTCCACATCTTCCACATCTACCACATCTACCACATCTACCACATCTACCACATCTACCACATCTACCACATCTTCCTCTACTACGTCTTCTACTACTTCCTCTACTACTACTTCTACTACTTCGACCTCTTCTATTCCCTCCACTTCCTTACCTATCAAGACACTGTCCTCACCCGGAAGCGTCACAGCCAATAGCCATACTTCTTCCCCTTTTTCCACTTTAATGCAAAGACTTTCGAGTAGCAGCACATCTTCAACTTCAACAACGACCTCAGTTACTTCCAGTACGTCGTCGAAGATACCAATAATTACCTCAGTTGAATTAATCACTAGCGTGGTTACAAAAGCCATTGTAAGTACTTCTGATCAGCACCAGGAAACAATATTTGTAACAAAGACATCAGtagttgaaaaaacttcCGCAGTAGCTACGGCAGCTTCTTTGGATAATAAATCTAGTTCAAATTCCAAACGGCGTCTAAGTGGAGGAGCGATTGCCGGTATCGTTATTGGTGTTGTGTTTGGTGTCACTTTTATCATTTTggttttactttttctaATATGGAGGAGACGTAAATCTGAGGACATATTAGACTTAGAGGAAACAAAGCATTATCAGCCCTATTCCTTTGGTGACGAGGATGCAAACCCAATAAGGCCTCCCCCCTCCTCAGCTACGACGAATTGGATGAGACATTCTAGGGGTAATACAGCGGGTTCTATCGGTACGAGTAATATGTATGGTTTACCGATGAGTAATGGTGCAAATTATAGCAGTCCTAGTTCAAACGCTAGTGGAAGCATTATAAATAACTTGGCTGGTTTACAAGATGCTACGGTTCAGAAACAAAATCTTCCATCGACAGTATTTGAAGAGGCAAACTCATTGAATAGCGTAAATGAAAGGTTCAGTGCCAATTCTCTACCTGACATGATGATGAGCGGACCATTGCAAGTGGTAAATCCTGATAATCCTGAAATATCTAGTACCGTATCCAATAATCGAGCGTGA
- the NDJ1 gene encoding Ndj1p (similar to Saccharomyces cerevisiae NDJ1 (YOL104C); ancestral locus Anc_3.82): MSQDKRLAGIILQSGGSSSESLTDFQDLKIQNLQERLDYLPLEEFMSDVCPPMFREHRNYAFLLYCLNQVNLVTDLPDSVKCHYPLQIFKDCQLSSMVQKEFVHYFQFVRNKVRDDRSDSDTTLVNVTNVLDSCHNNQMLRMSIIPRICSFDKPNSKTYKLVLEYLNRFETVLTKFRPGKDFSKIYANWLKLIESFNELVFHDMLVKWKQWLELTQPNTTVHLNISDVLRELVTKLTQKYFTFQHSHSSSIDEFTTILLDRNSLSLLDLFNETQKYKLNFGLWLDCQNGILIFTNGILRMPDKSKSEQQKSFVRPAHILILEDHPSDEIVKKLMFFIFSAIMQCFTDEILEY, encoded by the coding sequence ATGAGCCAGGATAAGAGATTAGCGGGTATAATACTACAATCGGGGGGGTCGTCCTCTGAAAGTTTGACCGATTTCCAGGACTTAAAGATACAAAACCTACAGGAGAGACTTGATTATCTGCCATTGGAGGAGTTTATGTCGGACGTTTGTCCACCAATGTTTAGAGAACATAGAAACTACgcatttttattatattgttTAAACCAAGTCAATCTTGTCACAGATTTGCCAGACTCTGTAAAGTGTCATTACCCATTgcaaatattcaaagattgCCAATTGAGTTCCATGGTTCAGAAGGAGTTTGTACATTATTTCCAATTCGTTAGGAATAAGGTAAGAGATGACCGGAGTGATAGTGATACCACCTTAGTAAATGTAACCAATGTTTTGGATTCATGCCATAACAATCAAATGTTGAGGATGTCTATTATTCCCAGGATTTGTTCCTTTGATAAACCCAACTCGAAAACCTACAAGTTGGTTTTAGAGTATTTGAATCGTTTTGAAACCGTTCTAACAAAATTCCGTCCGGGGAAAGACTTCAGTAAAATATACGCGAACTGGTTGAAGCTAATTGAGTCATTTAATGAGCTCGTTTTTCATGACATGTTAGTCAAGTGGAAACAATGGTTAGAATTAACTCAGCCAAATACCACCGTTCATCTGAACATTTCTGATGTTTTAAGAGAGCTCGTAACGAAACTGACTCAGAAGTATTTTACGTTCCAACACTCACACAGCAGCTCGATTGATGAATTCACAACGATACTACTTGATAGAAACTCGCTAAGCCTATTAGACCTCTTTAATGAAACTCAAAAATACAAACTGAATTTTGGGTTATGGTTGGATTGTCAGAACGgaattttaatttttacCAACGGCATTTTGCGTATGCCAGATAAGTCCAAAAGTGAACAGCAGAAATCTTTTGTTAGGCCGGCACATATCTTAATATTGGAAGACCATCCAAGTGATGAAATAGTCAAGAAACTAATgttttttatcttctcAGCGATAATGCAATGTTTTACTGATGAAATTTTGGAGTACTGA